One stretch of Candidatus Stygibacter australis DNA includes these proteins:
- the lpxA gene encoding acyl-ACP--UDP-N-acetylglucosamine O-acyltransferase has translation MANYIHPSAIIDESAVLGDNNHIGPFCIIGEDVILGNGNRLMSNVLIYRHTRMGDNNTFHHGATAGTDPQDLKYNGELTYLNIGDNNTFREFVTLNRSATTDEDSSIGSNCLLMAYVHLAHNCHVGNNVILANAVNLAGHITIDDFTSVGGMVAIHQFVKIGKYAFIGGKSGIKKDIPPFTRGEGFPYELHGLNTVGLQRKGFTAEEIKGIKEIYRIFYRKGYNTAQAMAEAEKIESPAPWQIEFIDFVRKAERGICR, from the coding sequence ATGGCGAATTATATCCATCCTTCTGCAATAATTGATGAATCTGCTGTATTAGGTGATAATAATCACATAGGACCCTTCTGCATTATCGGAGAAGATGTAATACTTGGAAACGGCAATAGATTAATGTCCAATGTTCTTATCTACCGTCATACCCGCATGGGTGATAATAACACTTTTCATCATGGAGCTACAGCAGGAACTGACCCTCAGGATCTTAAATATAATGGCGAGCTTACTTATCTTAATATTGGCGACAATAATACATTTAGAGAATTTGTTACCCTTAATAGATCTGCAACTACTGACGAAGATTCCTCTATTGGTTCAAATTGCCTGCTGATGGCGTATGTACATCTGGCACATAACTGCCATGTGGGTAATAATGTAATTCTGGCAAATGCCGTTAATCTCGCTGGTCATATCACTATTGATGATTTTACTTCCGTTGGAGGTATGGTGGCAATCCATCAGTTTGTGAAAATTGGCAAGTATGCCTTTATTGGTGGTAAATCCGGCATTAAAAAAGATATCCCCCCTTTCACCAGAGGTGAAGGATTCCCCTACGAGCTGCATGGATTGAATACTGTAGGTTTACAGAGGAAAGGTTTTACTGCTGAAGAGATCAAGGGGATCAAGGAGATATATCGTATTTTCTACCGTAAAGGATATAATACAGCTCAAGCGATGGCAGAAGCTGAAAAGATTGAATCACCTGCACCCTGGCAGATAGAATTCATTGATTTTGTCCGTAAAGCAGAAAGAGGCATCTGCAGATAA